A single region of the Pseudomonas mandelii genome encodes:
- a CDS encoding Ldh family oxidoreductase, translating into MTATPEVAVSSTTPSLDFDALVVLLEQIFLRHGTSADVAKTLALNCAGAERDGAHSHGVFRIPGYVSTLKSGWVNGQAVPVVEDVASGFVRVDAANGFAQPALAAARALLVEKARSAGIAVLAIRNSHHFAALWPDVEPFAYEGLVALSVVNSMTCVVPHGADRPLFGTNPIAFAAPRADGEPIVFDLATSAIAHGDVQIAAQKGERLPAGMGVDSLGQPTEDPKAILEGGALLPFGGHKGSALSMMVELLAAALTGGNFSFEFDWKNHPGAKTPWTGQLLIVIDPSKAAGQNFAERSQELVRQMHSVGLKRLPGDRRHHQRAQSNAQGIQLNAQTLANLRELAGL; encoded by the coding sequence ATGACCGCAACGCCCGAAGTGGCCGTCAGTTCGACCACCCCATCGCTCGATTTCGACGCGCTTGTTGTATTGCTTGAGCAAATTTTCCTGCGCCATGGCACCTCCGCCGATGTCGCCAAGACCCTGGCGTTGAACTGCGCCGGCGCTGAACGCGATGGCGCCCACAGCCATGGCGTGTTTCGTATTCCAGGTTATGTCTCGACACTCAAGAGCGGCTGGGTCAACGGCCAGGCCGTGCCCGTGGTCGAGGACGTCGCCTCGGGGTTTGTCCGGGTCGACGCGGCTAACGGTTTTGCCCAACCCGCGCTGGCGGCCGCCCGGGCTCTGCTGGTGGAAAAGGCCCGCAGCGCCGGGATTGCGGTGTTGGCGATCCGCAACTCCCATCATTTCGCGGCACTGTGGCCGGATGTCGAGCCGTTTGCCTATGAAGGGCTGGTGGCGCTGAGCGTAGTGAACAGCATGACGTGCGTGGTGCCCCACGGCGCCGACCGGCCGCTGTTCGGCACCAACCCGATCGCCTTCGCCGCACCCCGGGCTGACGGTGAGCCGATTGTCTTTGACCTGGCCACCAGCGCCATCGCCCATGGCGATGTGCAGATTGCCGCGCAAAAAGGTGAACGCTTGCCGGCAGGCATGGGCGTGGACAGCCTTGGCCAGCCGACTGAGGATCCGAAGGCGATTCTGGAGGGGGGCGCGCTGCTGCCGTTTGGTGGGCACAAGGGTTCAGCGCTGTCGATGATGGTCGAATTGTTGGCGGCGGCCCTGACCGGCGGCAATTTCTCCTTCGAGTTCGACTGGAAGAACCATCCGGGAGCCAAAACGCCATGGACCGGCCAACTGCTGATCGTGATCGATCCGAGCAAGGCCGCCGGGCAGAATTTCGCCGAACGCAGCCAGGAACTGGTGCGTCAGATGCACAGCGTAGGGCTCAAGCGCCTGCCGGGTGATCGACGTCACCACCAGCGAGCTCAGTCCAACGCTCAAGGCATTCAGCTGAACGCTCAGACGTTGGCTAACCTGCGAGAACTGGCAGGGCTCTGA
- a CDS encoding DUF883 family protein, which yields MARKTAAQTAEDQIKDQAFSELQALIEESEKLLKSSASLVGEEAETLRGQISQKLQQARDSVTSVRDRTKPVVDATETYIGGHPWQTVAISAGFGLVVGLLLGRR from the coding sequence ATGGCCCGGAAAACCGCCGCACAAACCGCCGAAGACCAGATCAAGGATCAGGCATTCAGCGAACTTCAGGCACTGATCGAAGAATCGGAAAAACTGCTCAAAAGCAGCGCTTCTCTGGTGGGTGAGGAAGCCGAGACCCTTCGCGGGCAAATCTCTCAGAAACTCCAGCAGGCCCGGGATTCGGTCACCAGTGTTCGTGACCGCACCAAACCGGTGGTCGACGCGACAGAGACCTACATCGGTGGCCATCCATGGCAAACCGTGGCCATCTCCGCCGGGTTCGGCCTGGTGGTCGGGTTGCTGCTGGGCCGCCGTTAA